One window from the genome of Mesosutterella faecium encodes:
- a CDS encoding HNH endonuclease — protein MTDKYCSRHKEKGKELAAEREARRKRFKGTASQRGYGSKWQRLRAQFLKSHPLCEECKRQGRLTKATDVDHIIPHHGDPKLMWDQSNWQALCHECHSRKTAKENGGFGNSVL, from the coding sequence TTGACTGATAAGTATTGCTCAAGGCACAAAGAGAAAGGCAAAGAGCTAGCCGCCGAGCGCGAAGCGAGAAGAAAGAGATTCAAGGGAACGGCTTCGCAGCGTGGCTACGGTTCAAAGTGGCAGCGCCTGCGGGCCCAATTCCTTAAATCTCATCCTCTTTGTGAGGAGTGCAAGCGGCAAGGCCGGCTGACTAAAGCCACGGATGTTGATCACATCATCCCGCATCATGGCGACCCAAAGCTAATGTGGGATCAGAGCAACTGGCAGGCTCTGTGCCACGAATGTCACAGCCGCAAGACCGCTAAAGAAAACGGTGGGTTCGGTAACTCAGTGCTTTGA
- a CDS encoding nucleoside triphosphate pyrophosphohydrolase family protein, which produces MEITYDKYDANVYQSDAARTINPELTRDEMAQHATLGMVSEIGEICGIYQKTFQGHEPDPEHAKRELGDLLWFVAEYCTAQGWKLSDVMRLNISKLRARYPQGFDPERSRHRAQGDV; this is translated from the coding sequence ATGGAAATAACGTACGACAAATATGACGCGAACGTCTATCAGAGTGACGCAGCCCGGACGATAAACCCGGAACTAACCCGCGACGAGATGGCGCAGCACGCAACTCTGGGCATGGTCTCTGAAATCGGAGAGATCTGCGGAATCTATCAAAAGACATTCCAAGGGCACGAGCCAGATCCTGAGCATGCGAAGCGTGAACTGGGGGATTTGCTGTGGTTCGTGGCCGAGTACTGCACCGCGCAAGGCTGGAAACTGAGCGATGTCATGCGTCTGAACATCAGCAAGCTGCGTGCCCGCTATCCGCAGGGGTTTGATCCGGAGCGCAGCCGGCACCGTGCGCAGGGGGATGTATGA
- a CDS encoding AAA family ATPase — protein sequence MSYATLILGESGTGKTCSLRNLDPSKTLLIQPERKPLPFPPKGWREVKVKDDGGNIYVADNPKTILAVMSRAKDEIIVIDDWQYILANMYMNRRNEKSFDKFNDIGGAGFDIAKAASDLDHDKRVYVLAHTATDEFGNTRIKTLGKLLDDKIVVEGLFTTVLRTHVVNGRYFFSTQNSGSDTVKSPMGLFNDPEIDNDLAAVDAAICSYYGITSNVKGA from the coding sequence ATGAGTTATGCCACATTGATCTTGGGAGAGTCTGGAACTGGCAAAACCTGCTCTCTCAGGAACCTGGATCCGAGCAAAACGCTACTCATCCAGCCCGAGAGAAAGCCTCTCCCCTTCCCTCCGAAAGGGTGGCGAGAAGTTAAGGTGAAGGATGACGGCGGGAATATCTATGTCGCCGACAACCCTAAAACGATTCTTGCCGTCATGTCCAGAGCCAAGGATGAAATCATCGTCATCGATGACTGGCAGTACATCCTAGCGAATATGTACATGAACCGGAGAAACGAGAAATCGTTCGACAAGTTCAACGACATCGGGGGCGCCGGATTCGATATCGCAAAAGCCGCTTCAGATCTCGATCACGACAAGCGGGTTTACGTCCTTGCTCACACAGCAACGGACGAGTTCGGAAACACGCGCATCAAGACGCTCGGAAAGCTTCTGGACGACAAGATTGTTGTAGAGGGCTTGTTCACCACAGTTCTTAGAACACACGTCGTCAATGGCCGCTATTTCTTCTCAACGCAGAACTCGGGGTCAGACACCGTCAAGTCTCCCATGGGACTCTTCAATGATCCAGAAATCGACAACGACCTTGCTGCAGTCGATGCGGCTATATGCAGCTACTACGGAATCACTTCAAACGTTAAAGGAGCATGA
- a CDS encoding ParA family protein has protein sequence MLKSISLFNHKGGVSKTTTAFNLGWALADAGYKVLLVDLDSQCNLTGIVLGYGKMSDGLDNFYGSRANLTLKTIVEQLIDGDTPDNILGNEKGNLFPTQNENLYLLPGSLNISDMDSQVSIALKIAVGIPATRNLPGALPRLIRSLAERDGFDFIIYDMSPNVGGINEVMLMSSDYFIVPTTPDFFCWQAISSLSKHIKSWHQEIDSFKLSVPGRTSSSLTNHPQFLGTIQQRYRIRNQEPAKSFDRWINEIRKAIDTVLIPSLKEIDCIVDRGTVQDVLNANRSKNGGGLNAYDLAHISDFNSLIAMSQSLSKPVFALTDEDIIGQKQFGYALDTMKRSRDSFREQFNRLAKIIEMLTN, from the coding sequence ATGCTTAAATCAATTTCTTTATTTAATCACAAAGGCGGAGTCAGCAAAACGACGACCGCATTTAATCTAGGGTGGGCTCTGGCGGACGCCGGTTATAAGGTACTTCTCGTTGATTTGGATTCTCAATGTAACCTGACGGGGATTGTTCTGGGTTACGGGAAAATGAGCGATGGACTTGACAATTTTTATGGAAGCCGGGCAAACCTTACTCTTAAGACTATTGTTGAGCAATTAATCGACGGGGATACTCCAGATAACATTTTAGGGAATGAAAAAGGTAACCTTTTCCCCACTCAAAATGAGAATTTATATCTTTTGCCTGGGAGCCTGAATATTTCAGATATGGACTCTCAGGTAAGTATTGCTTTGAAAATTGCTGTTGGCATCCCCGCCACACGAAACCTTCCTGGGGCATTACCTCGTTTAATCAGATCGCTTGCTGAAAGAGACGGGTTTGATTTCATTATTTACGATATGAGCCCCAATGTTGGCGGAATTAACGAAGTAATGCTGATGTCAAGCGACTATTTCATTGTGCCAACGACACCGGATTTCTTCTGCTGGCAAGCAATTTCATCACTATCAAAACATATTAAATCATGGCACCAGGAAATCGACAGCTTTAAATTATCGGTACCAGGGCGGACAAGCTCCTCTCTTACCAATCATCCTCAATTTCTTGGGACAATTCAACAGCGCTACCGCATTAGGAATCAAGAACCGGCTAAATCCTTTGACAGATGGATTAATGAGATAAGAAAGGCTATAGATACCGTTTTAATCCCCTCATTAAAAGAAATTGATTGCATAGTTGATCGGGGAACAGTTCAGGATGTTTTAAATGCCAACCGCTCTAAAAATGGAGGGGGACTTAATGCCTATGATCTTGCTCACATCTCTGACTTTAATTCACTTATAGCAATGAGCCAGAGCCTTTCTAAACCTGTTTTTGCACTTACTGACGAAGATATTATTGGGCAAAAACAATTCGGCTACGCACTAGATACGATGAAGCGCAGCAGGGATTCGTTCCGAGAACAGTTTAATAGGCTAGCAAAAATAATTGAGATGCTGACAAATTAA
- a CDS encoding tyrosine-type recombinase/integrase produces MAQKLKLSDPAQLADGLYSVGNGLYLRKRGVAASWYFRYTENARRREIGLGSASRLTPTAAKRLAVKLRADIAEGKFPGHEQQKKIVPTFGQIWERAVDHFATLKAWRSSYTDEKWRSSIRLYMLPTLAAKRVDEITRDDVISILGPVWQHHAETGRKIRMRLEAILDYCEFNGWRTGDNPARWRGNLDQVFPPRVHPTTHLMAYPWRELPALCQALSESNSIGFKAILFGTLTASRANEFVPARWEEFDFDRKVWLMPRRKDGKDYPHRVPLSAQALSILESLPREGEFVFSRLGRGHISKETPRVLLQRLTGKGYTMHGMRSAFRDWGAENGEDFVLCELALSHAVGNAVTSAYLRTDQLDQRRPLMQRWADFLLPDGYSPARLSSASA; encoded by the coding sequence GTGGCACAGAAATTAAAACTCTCGGATCCCGCGCAGCTTGCGGACGGGCTTTACAGCGTGGGGAATGGACTCTATTTACGGAAGCGCGGGGTGGCAGCGTCCTGGTATTTCAGATATACAGAGAACGCCCGGCGCCGGGAAATTGGCCTGGGCTCCGCATCCAGGCTCACGCCAACGGCAGCGAAGCGCTTGGCCGTGAAGCTGCGCGCGGACATAGCCGAGGGGAAGTTTCCTGGGCACGAGCAGCAGAAGAAGATCGTGCCAACATTCGGGCAGATATGGGAGCGTGCCGTCGACCACTTCGCCACGCTCAAGGCCTGGCGCTCTAGCTACACGGATGAGAAGTGGAGATCGTCGATCCGGCTTTACATGCTGCCGACGCTCGCAGCCAAGCGCGTGGACGAGATCACCAGGGACGACGTGATCAGTATCCTCGGGCCGGTGTGGCAGCACCACGCTGAGACCGGCCGCAAGATCCGCATGCGGCTCGAGGCAATACTGGACTACTGCGAGTTCAACGGCTGGAGGACGGGCGACAATCCGGCGCGCTGGCGCGGGAACCTGGACCAGGTCTTCCCGCCGCGCGTGCACCCTACCACGCACCTGATGGCCTACCCGTGGCGTGAGCTTCCGGCGCTCTGCCAGGCGCTCTCGGAGAGCAACTCGATCGGATTTAAAGCGATACTGTTCGGGACATTGACGGCGTCCAGGGCGAACGAATTCGTGCCTGCACGCTGGGAGGAGTTTGATTTCGACAGGAAGGTGTGGCTGATGCCGCGGAGGAAAGACGGTAAAGATTACCCGCACCGCGTGCCGCTTTCGGCCCAGGCTCTATCTATATTAGAGAGCCTGCCGCGCGAGGGGGAGTTCGTCTTCTCGCGCCTGGGGCGGGGGCACATATCAAAAGAGACGCCGCGGGTTCTGCTGCAGCGTCTCACTGGAAAGGGCTACACAATGCACGGCATGCGCAGCGCTTTCCGGGACTGGGGAGCTGAGAACGGAGAGGACTTCGTTCTCTGCGAGCTCGCGCTCTCGCACGCGGTCGGCAACGCAGTGACGTCAGCATACCTGCGCACCGACCAGCTCGATCAGCGTCGCCCTCTCATGCAGCGCTGGGCCGACTTTCTTTTGCCCGACGGATATAGTCCAGCACGTCTTTCTTCTGCCAGCGCATAA
- a CDS encoding terminase large subunit, with translation MKKPDYVAIAKKYMSDVQDGTVPACRYVKEAVERQKEDLKRWRGNDGDFYFDEKEAGRPCWFIENLTHTKGELAGRQIHLEPWQVFVLTTLFGWRSKAGNRRFRSAYVEVPRGNGKSTLLSGIGLFCLCADHEPGAEVYSFATTREQAKIVFGDAQTMAEGNKALQDAYGLKVTAHAIVVPGTHSMFQAKSSEGSTLDGLNTHLAIIDELHAHKKRDVFDVVETSLGKRRNSLMVSITTAGVDRTGICYEQRNVVTKVLSKSIQDESYFGIIYTLDPEDDWKTDEALAKANPNWGVSVRPEVIRALQAKAIATPAAENNFKTKHLDIWCNADVGWMDMKAWDACADESLDETDFDGQPCWLGLDLASTNDMTAKVKLFHRTIGGENHYYLFGDYWLPRTAVERAKNSQYQGWEYLGCLHVNEGPVTDYGLIKDSILEDCGRYEVQSVAYDPFQAVQLSKELSDDGVPMVLCKQTVANLSDPMKQFQALVLDHRLHFNGDPVLTWMVSNVVCHVDAKENIYPRKEVSENKIDGVVAAIMALSRALLNEDHQAMDLNEFLEL, from the coding sequence ATGAAAAAGCCTGACTACGTTGCCATAGCAAAGAAGTATATGAGCGACGTGCAGGACGGGACTGTGCCTGCGTGCCGCTATGTGAAAGAGGCGGTAGAGAGGCAGAAGGAAGACCTGAAGCGGTGGCGGGGCAATGACGGCGACTTCTACTTTGATGAGAAAGAGGCCGGCCGCCCATGCTGGTTCATTGAGAACCTGACTCACACCAAAGGCGAGCTGGCAGGCCGGCAGATTCATCTCGAGCCGTGGCAGGTCTTCGTCCTCACGACGCTTTTCGGGTGGAGGTCGAAGGCTGGCAACAGGCGCTTCAGGTCGGCGTATGTCGAAGTGCCCAGAGGAAACGGAAAGTCGACCCTGCTCTCCGGCATCGGCCTCTTCTGTTTGTGCGCAGATCACGAGCCCGGCGCCGAGGTCTACAGCTTTGCAACGACCCGCGAGCAGGCGAAGATCGTCTTTGGCGACGCCCAGACGATGGCTGAAGGCAACAAAGCCCTTCAGGACGCTTACGGCCTTAAGGTCACAGCGCACGCCATTGTCGTCCCGGGCACGCACAGCATGTTCCAGGCGAAGAGCTCCGAGGGCTCCACGCTGGACGGCTTGAACACGCACCTCGCGATCATCGACGAGTTGCACGCGCATAAAAAACGCGATGTTTTCGATGTGGTTGAGACCAGCCTGGGTAAAAGACGCAATTCGCTGATGGTCTCGATTACGACCGCAGGCGTGGACCGTACGGGGATCTGCTATGAGCAGCGCAATGTCGTGACCAAGGTCCTTTCGAAGTCGATTCAGGACGAGTCCTACTTTGGAATCATCTACACGCTGGACCCTGAGGACGACTGGAAGACGGACGAGGCTCTGGCGAAAGCGAATCCGAACTGGGGCGTTTCCGTCCGACCGGAGGTCATCCGGGCGCTGCAAGCTAAGGCGATAGCGACGCCGGCGGCGGAAAACAACTTCAAAACCAAACACCTCGACATCTGGTGCAACGCTGATGTCGGATGGATGGACATGAAGGCGTGGGACGCCTGCGCTGACGAAAGTCTTGATGAGACGGATTTCGACGGCCAGCCCTGCTGGCTGGGTCTCGACCTTGCCTCCACTAACGACATGACGGCGAAGGTGAAGCTTTTCCATCGGACCATCGGTGGAGAAAACCACTACTACCTGTTCGGAGACTATTGGCTTCCGAGGACGGCCGTTGAGCGGGCAAAGAACAGCCAGTACCAGGGCTGGGAGTATCTGGGATGCCTGCATGTGAACGAGGGTCCGGTAACGGACTACGGGCTCATTAAGGATTCGATCCTTGAGGACTGCGGGCGCTACGAAGTTCAGTCCGTGGCCTACGACCCGTTTCAGGCCGTGCAGCTCTCCAAGGAGCTCTCGGACGACGGCGTCCCGATGGTGCTCTGCAAGCAGACGGTGGCGAACCTCTCGGATCCCATGAAGCAGTTTCAGGCGTTGGTGCTTGATCACCGCCTGCATTTCAACGGCGACCCTGTCCTCACATGGATGGTGAGCAATGTGGTCTGCCACGTGGACGCCAAAGAGAACATCTACCCAAGAAAGGAAGTCTCGGAGAACAAGATCGACGGAGTGGTGGCGGCCATCATGGCGCTCTCCCGCGCCCTGCTGAATGAAGACCACCAGGCAATGGATTTGAATGAGTTTCTTGAACTATGA
- a CDS encoding DUF4145 domain-containing protein, translating to MNEPKFKAHAFTCPHCGVLATMHWVSIKKDFSEDFKSEEAAISVCFNCNKPALWVNKELVYPDYKDVAPHKDMPEPAAKTFREAQSILTRSPRGSCMLLRLCLEQLLTWLGYDQKTLASKISEVSKRNTQIESLLNVCRFAGNEFVHAGTLDSLDKSGLDPKGTAESLSTLINSAVEILITQPKIIADLNNRFSKH from the coding sequence ATGAACGAACCTAAATTTAAGGCTCACGCGTTCACCTGTCCGCACTGTGGTGTTTTGGCCACAATGCACTGGGTTTCTATAAAAAAGGACTTCTCAGAAGACTTTAAGAGCGAAGAAGCAGCCATCTCTGTTTGCTTCAATTGCAACAAGCCCGCTCTCTGGGTGAATAAAGAGCTTGTCTATCCGGATTACAAAGACGTTGCACCGCATAAAGACATGCCGGAGCCAGCTGCGAAAACATTTCGAGAAGCTCAGAGCATCCTCACTAGATCGCCAAGAGGATCATGCATGCTGTTAAGACTTTGCCTCGAACAACTTTTAACTTGGCTGGGCTACGACCAGAAAACTTTAGCCTCTAAAATTAGTGAAGTTTCGAAGAGAAACACTCAGATCGAAAGCCTTCTAAATGTCTGCCGATTTGCCGGTAATGAATTTGTTCACGCGGGAACATTAGACAGCTTGGACAAGTCTGGGCTCGACCCCAAAGGAACCGCAGAAAGCTTATCCACTCTGATCAATTCAGCCGTCGAGATACTTATTACTCAACCCAAAATCATTGCGGACCTTAACAACCGCTTCTCAAAGCACTGA
- a CDS encoding phage terminase small subunit P27 family — translation MPARRVSDEDKRASGVHLSARSVTVRHDGRPWLSSDPPKGLTGDARDAWTNVLANVPAGTLKATDVAVFERWCRNYALYRKLAKMVERSDGSCLITVDDKGNRRAAPEFLMMQQVDSTLLKLEKELGFTPVSRTRAPVAESEEKDSSNPFEN, via the coding sequence ATGCCGGCCAGACGAGTTTCAGACGAGGACAAGCGGGCGAGCGGGGTTCATTTGAGCGCGAGGAGCGTCACGGTGCGTCATGACGGCCGCCCCTGGCTGTCTTCTGATCCCCCGAAGGGGCTGACAGGAGACGCTCGCGACGCCTGGACGAATGTGCTCGCCAATGTCCCGGCGGGAACGCTTAAAGCCACGGATGTCGCGGTTTTCGAGCGCTGGTGCCGCAACTACGCCCTGTATCGGAAGCTGGCGAAGATGGTTGAAAGGTCCGACGGGTCGTGCCTGATCACCGTGGACGACAAAGGAAATAGGCGAGCGGCCCCGGAGTTTCTGATGATGCAGCAGGTCGATTCAACCCTGCTGAAGCTTGAGAAAGAGCTTGGTTTCACCCCCGTTTCGCGCACGCGCGCGCCCGTAGCGGAAAGCGAAGAAAAGGATTCAAGCAACCCGTTTGAGAACTGA
- a CDS encoding single-stranded DNA-binding protein: MASVNKVILLGRLGRDPEMGQTTSATSVARLAVATSRTRKDQSGNRTEETEWHNVVLFGRQAETAKQYLTKGSEVYIEGRLRTRSYEKDGVKRYSTEIIAEQMQLGAKAHGNPPAPKQTPAQQQAFGDDEDVPF, encoded by the coding sequence ATGGCATCAGTGAACAAAGTCATTCTTCTTGGCCGCCTTGGGCGCGATCCCGAGATGGGACAGACGACGTCTGCAACGTCTGTCGCCCGGCTCGCCGTCGCGACGTCTCGGACACGAAAAGACCAGTCTGGGAATCGCACCGAGGAGACGGAGTGGCACAACGTCGTGCTGTTCGGGCGGCAGGCAGAGACCGCGAAGCAGTACCTTACGAAGGGCAGCGAGGTCTACATCGAGGGTCGTCTGCGCACCCGCAGCTATGAAAAGGACGGCGTCAAGCGCTACTCGACCGAGATCATTGCCGAGCAGATGCAGCTCGGTGCCAAGGCGCACGGCAACCCGCCCGCGCCCAAGCAGACCCCGGCCCAGCAGCAGGCATTCGGAGACGACGAAGATGTCCCGTTCTGA
- a CDS encoding DUF1064 domain-containing protein, with protein MIFKTRHKNYALEGLRARGRLKTGELNKTEQSYSDYLEGEKRSGRILDFWFESMKLKVADGSCWYTPDFVVLRPDGRIELHEVKGAPAVFMDDAKIKCKVIADKYPFDFFVIYPRRKKDGGGFDVLPYPGRR; from the coding sequence ATGATTTTTAAGACTCGGCATAAAAACTACGCCCTGGAGGGGCTCAGGGCCAGAGGTCGTCTCAAAACAGGCGAGCTGAACAAGACCGAGCAGTCGTACTCCGATTACTTGGAGGGAGAAAAGCGCTCAGGACGCATCTTAGATTTTTGGTTCGAGAGCATGAAGCTCAAAGTGGCTGATGGCTCATGCTGGTACACGCCGGATTTCGTCGTTCTTCGCCCAGATGGCAGGATCGAGCTGCACGAAGTGAAAGGCGCTCCAGCGGTGTTCATGGACGACGCGAAGATCAAGTGCAAAGTCATTGCCGACAAATACCCGTTCGATTTTTTTGTTATCTATCCCCGACGCAAAAAAGACGGCGGCGGGTTCGATGTTCTTCCTTACCCTGGCAGGAGATAG
- a CDS encoding S24 family peptidase, producing the protein MSELKDRLEIALTKSGKTKIELARYCGLSHPSVSNWFNGKTKQLTAINAIKASEFLGVSLKWLTEGVGNPGDSMVLPSDESKSSDDYIIIPEYRVRCGAGSEDSPSFEEATESKPAYYRREWFTERGLNPAQCRRLKVHGDSMMPILFDGDTILCDCRKFPIVSGKVYAFCFADEVRVKRLYKKLNGGVIVHSENPNMEDEEILPNEMSKFYLIGRVVDRSGSGPF; encoded by the coding sequence ATGTCAGAACTTAAAGATAGATTGGAAATTGCGCTTACAAAGTCTGGCAAGACAAAGATTGAATTGGCCAGATATTGCGGGCTGTCTCATCCGTCGGTCAGTAATTGGTTCAACGGAAAAACAAAGCAATTGACCGCCATCAACGCAATTAAGGCTTCTGAGTTTTTAGGCGTTAGCCTGAAATGGCTCACAGAAGGGGTCGGAAATCCCGGCGACTCGATGGTGTTGCCTTCAGATGAATCAAAAAGCTCCGACGACTACATTATCATTCCCGAATATCGCGTACGCTGCGGAGCCGGATCTGAGGATTCCCCATCTTTTGAAGAGGCAACAGAGTCTAAGCCTGCATACTATCGCAGAGAATGGTTCACGGAACGCGGGCTAAATCCGGCTCAGTGCCGCCGCTTAAAGGTACACGGTGACAGCATGATGCCAATACTGTTCGACGGGGACACGATCCTCTGTGATTGCCGAAAATTCCCAATAGTTTCCGGTAAGGTGTATGCGTTTTGCTTTGCCGACGAAGTGCGAGTCAAACGGTTATACAAAAAGCTGAACGGCGGCGTAATTGTTCATTCCGAAAACCCCAACATGGAAGATGAAGAAATATTGCCAAACGAAATGTCGAAGTTTTACTTGATTGGGAGGGTCGTTGACAGGTCTGGTAGCGGCCCCTTTTAA
- a CDS encoding AAA family ATPase: MADVFAGTVEPAKTRGAWSDYNARIAEDIVKCGQLQGDIASELMYPASRLAGKNPLVKSFDFRPSELTIWGGENGAGKSALMNQLALSMMSQSQKVCLFSFEMDPKRTLISCMRCAFGRSPTTQDLFPFFDWANDLLYIYRNQGAISAEYCADGVFYAAKMLGCRHIVVDNLMMLTTGNSSDSVMQSQKRVVQTMKEIAIATGAHIHLVAHLRKPANGQGQNAKPSRFDISGSSDISNLADNVALLRRNREKEQQIIDGGFRNDQWDSEPDVLLTVDKQRATGDSSMTPLWYDKPSGQFCISSARYLQDYMPSGMSGIDTTKPHQLDAIQGLKERSKPWEPI; encoded by the coding sequence ATGGCAGATGTCTTTGCAGGGACCGTTGAACCGGCAAAAACCCGCGGCGCCTGGAGCGACTACAACGCCCGGATTGCCGAGGACATCGTCAAGTGCGGACAGCTGCAGGGCGATATCGCTTCGGAGTTGATGTACCCGGCCAGTCGGCTTGCAGGAAAGAATCCGCTCGTGAAGTCCTTTGACTTCCGTCCTTCGGAACTCACTATCTGGGGCGGCGAAAACGGAGCGGGAAAGTCAGCCCTTATGAATCAGCTTGCTCTTTCCATGATGTCTCAGAGCCAGAAAGTTTGTTTGTTCTCGTTCGAAATGGATCCGAAGCGGACGCTGATCAGCTGCATGCGCTGCGCTTTTGGCCGTTCGCCCACGACTCAGGATCTTTTCCCTTTCTTCGACTGGGCGAACGATTTGCTCTACATCTACAGGAACCAGGGCGCTATCAGCGCGGAGTACTGCGCAGACGGTGTCTTCTACGCCGCGAAAATGCTCGGGTGCCGGCACATCGTTGTGGATAACCTCATGATGCTCACGACTGGAAACAGCTCGGACTCGGTTATGCAGTCTCAGAAGCGCGTGGTCCAGACCATGAAAGAAATCGCTATCGCAACCGGCGCCCATATCCATCTTGTCGCGCATCTTCGCAAGCCGGCGAATGGTCAGGGGCAGAACGCGAAGCCGTCCCGTTTTGACATCTCCGGATCGTCAGACATCAGCAACCTGGCCGATAACGTGGCCTTGCTCAGGCGCAATCGAGAGAAGGAGCAGCAGATTATCGACGGCGGATTTCGTAATGACCAGTGGGACTCTGAACCGGATGTCCTTCTGACAGTAGATAAGCAGCGAGCAACCGGAGACTCAAGCATGACGCCGCTCTGGTACGACAAGCCTAGCGGCCAGTTCTGCATAAGCTCAGCTCGGTATCTGCAGGACTACATGCCGTCCGGGATGTCCGGAATCGACACGACAAAACCGCATCAGCTCGATGCCATTCAGGGACTTAAGGAAAGGAGCAAGCCATGGGAACCGATATGA
- a CDS encoding DUF3310 domain-containing protein, which translates to MPENTEKIDHPAHYNSLPHEVISIVGYMSFAKGNAVKYLMRAPFKGAYDEDLRKAQWYLHWIDEHYAGYEPIDPQRQQMIEDNIKALGDRTELTYPLHLIALDFWHLARNSLDAAIKLREKEKENDGQE; encoded by the coding sequence ATGCCCGAGAATACTGAGAAAATCGACCACCCGGCGCACTATAACTCGCTGCCCCATGAAGTTATATCTATCGTCGGCTACATGTCTTTCGCCAAGGGCAACGCGGTTAAGTATCTCATGCGCGCGCCCTTCAAGGGTGCGTACGACGAGGACTTGCGGAAAGCGCAGTGGTATTTGCATTGGATCGACGAGCACTATGCGGGCTACGAGCCGATAGATCCTCAGCGGCAGCAGATGATAGAGGACAACATTAAAGCCCTTGGCGACCGCACCGAGCTCACGTACCCGCTGCATTTAATTGCGCTTGACTTCTGGCACCTGGCGCGCAACAGCCTGGACGCCGCGATAAAACTTCGGGAGAAGGAGAAAGAAAATGACGGGCAAGAATAA
- a CDS encoding siphovirus Gp157 family protein, which translates to MSSLYEINDQLSAAINRLQLCFDAETGEVDDEKALAAAELELSSLQVTFNAKACAVAAFMDDSQALIEQMKDREEAIYKRRKALENRNKHLKQYLLDAMTAQGIKKVESPDFRISVAKTAPSVEIFDEAQIPDKYWVHPAPRLDKAGLRAALKEGATIPGAKLGAAGTSLRIK; encoded by the coding sequence ATGAGTTCTCTGTACGAAATTAACGATCAGCTTTCTGCTGCCATCAATCGCCTCCAGCTCTGCTTTGACGCAGAAACAGGAGAGGTGGATGACGAAAAAGCTCTCGCCGCCGCTGAATTGGAACTCTCCTCGCTCCAGGTCACATTCAACGCCAAAGCTTGCGCTGTCGCCGCATTTATGGACGACAGCCAGGCGTTGATCGAGCAAATGAAGGATCGAGAAGAGGCTATCTACAAACGCAGAAAGGCTCTGGAGAATCGCAACAAGCACCTCAAGCAGTACCTTCTCGACGCAATGACTGCTCAGGGGATTAAGAAGGTTGAATCTCCGGACTTCCGGATCAGCGTGGCCAAAACGGCCCCCAGCGTTGAGATTTTCGACGAGGCTCAGATCCCGGATAAGTACTGGGTGCACCCGGCTCCGCGGCTGGACAAAGCGGGCCTGCGGGCCGCACTGAAAGAGGGCGCCACCATCCCCGGCGCGAAGCTGGGCGCCGCAGGAACTTCTCTGAGGATCAAGTAA
- a CDS encoding helix-turn-helix transcriptional regulator, giving the protein MTGKNKLADPSASGEVWVKAADIMDFLDISRSTLDRLRASGSIAQPVRFDGIMRWQKKDVLDYIRRAKESRPSAA; this is encoded by the coding sequence ATGACGGGCAAGAATAAACTCGCTGATCCATCTGCCTCGGGCGAGGTTTGGGTCAAAGCGGCGGACATCATGGACTTCTTGGACATCAGCCGCTCGACGCTCGACAGGCTGCGCGCTTCCGGAAGTATCGCTCAGCCCGTGCGCTTCGACGGCATTATGCGCTGGCAGAAGAAAGACGTGCTGGACTATATCCGTCGGGCAAAAGAAAGTCGGCCCAGCGCTGCATGA